From Camelus dromedarius isolate mCamDro1 chromosome 23, mCamDro1.pat, whole genome shotgun sequence, a single genomic window includes:
- the EFNA4 gene encoding ephrin-A4 isoform X1, with product MRLQPLLRTVLWAALLSSPLRGGSGLRHEVYWNSSNPRLLRGDAVVELGLKDYLDIFCPHYESPGPPEGPETFALYMVDRPGYEACRAEGPGAFKRWECSLPFAPFGPVRFSEKIQRFTPFSLGFEFLPGETYYYISVPTPESPGQCLRLQVSVCCKEDKPESAHPVGSPGESGTSGWQGGATPSPLCLLLLLLLPILRLLRVL from the exons ATGCGGCTGCAGCCCCTGCTGCGGACTGTCCTCTGGGCCGCGCTCCTCAGCTCACCTCTGCGAGGGGGCTCTGGCCTCCGCCACGAGGTCTACTGGAACTCCAGTAACCCCAG GCTGCTTCGAGGAGACGCCGTGGTGGAGCTGGGCCTCAAGGATTACCTAGACATCTTCTGTCCTCACTATGAGAGTCCAGGGCCCCCTGAGGGCCCTGAGACGTTTGCTTTATACATGGTGGACCGGCCAGGCTATGAGGCCTGCCGGGCTGAGGGGCCGGGTGCCTTCAAGCGCTGGGAGTGCTCCCTTCCCTTTGCTCCCTTTGGCCCTGTTCGATTCTCAGAGAAGATTCAGCGCTTCACACCCTTCTCCCTTGGCTTCGAGTTCTTGCCTGGAGAGACCTACTACTACATCT CAGTGCCAACTCCGGAGAGTCCTGGCCAGTGCTTGAGGCTCCAGGTGTCTGTCTGCTGCAAGGAGGACA AGCCTGAGTCAGCCCATCCTGTTGGGAGCCCTGGAGAGAGTGGCACATCAGGGTGGCAAGGGGGTGCCACTCCCAGCCCACTCTGtctcttgctgctgctgctgctcccaaTTCTACGTCTCCTGAGAGTTCTCTGA
- the EFNA4 gene encoding ephrin-A4 isoform X2, giving the protein MRLQPLLRTVLWAALLSSPLRGGSGLRHEVYWNSSNPRLLRGDAVVELGLKDYLDIFCPHYESPGPPEGPETFALYMVDRPGYEACRAEGPGAFKRWECSLPFAPFGPVRFSEKIQRFTPFSLGFEFLPGETYYYILPTPESPGQCLRLQVSVCCKEDKPESAHPVGSPGESGTSGWQGGATPSPLCLLLLLLLPILRLLRVL; this is encoded by the exons ATGCGGCTGCAGCCCCTGCTGCGGACTGTCCTCTGGGCCGCGCTCCTCAGCTCACCTCTGCGAGGGGGCTCTGGCCTCCGCCACGAGGTCTACTGGAACTCCAGTAACCCCAG GCTGCTTCGAGGAGACGCCGTGGTGGAGCTGGGCCTCAAGGATTACCTAGACATCTTCTGTCCTCACTATGAGAGTCCAGGGCCCCCTGAGGGCCCTGAGACGTTTGCTTTATACATGGTGGACCGGCCAGGCTATGAGGCCTGCCGGGCTGAGGGGCCGGGTGCCTTCAAGCGCTGGGAGTGCTCCCTTCCCTTTGCTCCCTTTGGCCCTGTTCGATTCTCAGAGAAGATTCAGCGCTTCACACCCTTCTCCCTTGGCTTCGAGTTCTTGCCTGGAGAGACCTACTACTACATCT TGCCAACTCCGGAGAGTCCTGGCCAGTGCTTGAGGCTCCAGGTGTCTGTCTGCTGCAAGGAGGACA AGCCTGAGTCAGCCCATCCTGTTGGGAGCCCTGGAGAGAGTGGCACATCAGGGTGGCAAGGGGGTGCCACTCCCAGCCCACTCTGtctcttgctgctgctgctgctcccaaTTCTACGTCTCCTGAGAGTTCTCTGA
- the EFNA3 gene encoding ephrin-A3 isoform X1, translated as MAAAPLLLLLLLVPVPLLPLLAQGPGGALGNRHAVYWNSSNQHLRREGYTVQVNVNDYLDIYCPHYNSSGVGPGAGPGPGGGAEQYVLYMVSRAGYRTCNASQGFKRWECNRPHAPHSPIKFSEKFQRYSAFSLGYEFHAGHEYYYISTPTHNLHWKCLRMKVFVCCASTSHSGEKPVPTLPQFTMGPNVKINVLEDFEGENPQVPKLEKSISGTSPKREHLPLAVGIAFFLMTLLAS; from the exons ATGGCGGCGgctcctctgctgctgctgctgctgcttgtgcCCGtgccgctgctgccgctgctggcCCAGGGGCCCGGGGGGGCGCTGGGAAACCGGCATGCGGTGTACTGGAACAGCTCCAACCAGCA cctgcGGCGAGAGGGCTACACGGTGCAGGTGAATGTGAACGATTATCTGGATATTTACTGCCCGCACTACAACAGCTCAGGGGTGGGCcccggggcggggccagggcccGGAGGCGGGGCGGAGCAGTACGTACTGTATATGGTGAGCCGGGCGGGCTACCGCACCTGCAACGCCAGCCAAGGCTTCAAGCGCTGGGAGTGCAACCGACCGCACGCCCCCCACAGCCCCATCAAGTTCTCGGAGAAGTTCCAGCGCTACAGCGCCTTTTCTCTGGGCTACGAGTTCCATGCGGGCCACGAGTACTACTACATCT CCACGCCCACCCACAACCTGCACTGGAAGTGTCTGAGGATGAAGGTGTTCGTCTGCTGCGCCTCCA CATCGCACTCCGGGGAGAAGCCGGTCCCCACTCTCCCCCAGTTCACCATGGGCCCTAATGTGAAGATCAACGTGCTGG AAGACTTTGAGGGAGAGAACCCCCAGGTGCCCAAGCTTGAGAAGAGCATCAGCGGGACCAGCCCCAAGCGGGAACACCTGCCCCTGGCGGTGGGCATCGCCTTCTTCCTTATGACACTCTTGGCCTCctag
- the EFNA3 gene encoding ephrin-A3 isoform X2, producing the protein MAAAPLLLLLLLVPVPLLPLLAQGPGGALGNRHAVYWNSSNQHLRREGYTVQVNVNDYLDIYCPHYNSSGVGPGAGPGPGGGAEQYVLYMVSRAGYRTCNASQGFKRWECNRPHAPHSPIKFSEKFQRYSAFSLGYEFHAGHEYYYISTPTHNLHWKCLRMKVFVCCASKDFEGENPQVPKLEKSISGTSPKREHLPLAVGIAFFLMTLLAS; encoded by the exons ATGGCGGCGgctcctctgctgctgctgctgctgcttgtgcCCGtgccgctgctgccgctgctggcCCAGGGGCCCGGGGGGGCGCTGGGAAACCGGCATGCGGTGTACTGGAACAGCTCCAACCAGCA cctgcGGCGAGAGGGCTACACGGTGCAGGTGAATGTGAACGATTATCTGGATATTTACTGCCCGCACTACAACAGCTCAGGGGTGGGCcccggggcggggccagggcccGGAGGCGGGGCGGAGCAGTACGTACTGTATATGGTGAGCCGGGCGGGCTACCGCACCTGCAACGCCAGCCAAGGCTTCAAGCGCTGGGAGTGCAACCGACCGCACGCCCCCCACAGCCCCATCAAGTTCTCGGAGAAGTTCCAGCGCTACAGCGCCTTTTCTCTGGGCTACGAGTTCCATGCGGGCCACGAGTACTACTACATCT CCACGCCCACCCACAACCTGCACTGGAAGTGTCTGAGGATGAAGGTGTTCGTCTGCTGCGCCTCCA AAGACTTTGAGGGAGAGAACCCCCAGGTGCCCAAGCTTGAGAAGAGCATCAGCGGGACCAGCCCCAAGCGGGAACACCTGCCCCTGGCGGTGGGCATCGCCTTCTTCCTTATGACACTCTTGGCCTCctag